From Solanum lycopersicum chromosome 8, SLM_r2.1, the proteins below share one genomic window:
- the LOC101265563 gene encoding bifunctional adenosine 5'-phosphosulfate phosphorylase/adenylylsulfatase HINT4, giving the protein MIRTVTEVGRMTGGALSECIFCQIATSSTSTTLLHSDDKVVAFQDINPSAFRHYLVIPKQHIPTVKNLQRSSDDFSLVSHMLDVGKSLLDRDAPQSKHYRFGFHQPPFNSVDHLHLHCFALPYTPSWRFMKYLSLGPLGGFIEVEKLLERIKPPIIHPSSM; this is encoded by the exons ATGATCCGAACAGTGACGGAGGTCGGAAGAATGACCGGAGGAGCTTTATCGGAATGTATATTTTGCCAGATTGCTACCTCTTCAACTTCAACCACTCTCCTTCACTCC GATGATAAAGTTGTTGCATTTCAAGATATTAATCCCTCTGCCTTCAG GCATTACTTGGTAATTCCAAAACAGCACATTCCAACTGTCAAAAACCTTCAGCGAAGCTCAGACGACTTCTCCTTGG TGAGTCACATGTTAGATGTGGGAAAGAGTCTGCTAGATAGGGATGCACCTCAGTCAAAGCACTACAG ATTTGGTTTCCATCAGCCTCCATTCAACAGTGTAGATCACCTCCACCTCCACTGCTTCGCGCTTCCTTATACTCCAAG CTGGCGATTTATGAAATACTTATCATTGGGGCCTCTTGGTGGATTTATAGAAGTTGAAAAACTATTGGAGAGAATAAAACCACCAATTATTCATCCCTCATCAATGTAA